Proteins encoded by one window of Arachis ipaensis cultivar K30076 chromosome B04, Araip1.1, whole genome shotgun sequence:
- the LOC107637288 gene encoding uncharacterized protein LOC107637288, with the protein MAKSSLLLLIFIVLQAVFASSHSFSYPLSINNKRIVEEKTGQRVKLRCANWPSHMSVMLAEGLHKQTLSNIVTNISSFGLNCVRLTWPTFMFTRYFNQTILQTLDDLKLEEIKLGIMKHNNDFLNMTHPQAYAFVVKQLFSANIMVVADNHVSKPKWCCDSDDGNGFFGDSSFDPDEWVQGHTLAAQFFKNLSNIVAISLRNELRGPNQNVAAWYSNMRRAALAIHHQNPNVLMIFSGFYYASDLRFLKQTPLNVEPKNKVVFEAHNYPYWNPNWGNKSANSVCASMKSDLEENVGFVLSDDDYDSPLFISEFGMDLIARAQSDERWLTCMLTFLAERDIDWCWWGLQGSYYLRQGNVDAPEVYGLNNFYWNGTTYPQFRKRFQLLLNTLQDPSSKAPYSHILYHPQSGLCVKADQNYNQIRLGDCKKASGWNQEGDKIKLNGDHCLKSLGTEGDPAVVSSDCSSSDLSSSWKFISHSGLHLQHNNTGLCLDKDRNSSILVTNKCICVGDDTGCLDNPQSQWFQLVPTNVE; encoded by the exons ATGGCAAAATCTTCACTACTACtattgatcttcatagtgttACAAGCTGTGTTTGCATCATCACATTCATTTTCTTATCCTctctcaatcaacaataaaaggATTGTTGAAGAAAAGACAGGGCAACGTGTGAAGCTAAGATGTGCAAATTGGCCATCACACATGAGTGTAATGTTGGCAGAGGGTTTGCACAAACAAACTCTAAGCAACATTGTCACCAACATTTCTTCTTTTGGCCTTAATTGCGTTCGTCTCACTTGGCCAACCTTCATGTTCACTCGTTACTTTAATCAAACCATTTTACAAACCCTTGATGATTTGAAATTGGAAGAGATCAAATTAGGGATCATGAAGCATAACAATGATTTCTTGAACATGACTCATCCTCAAGCCTATGCTTTTGTTGTTAAACAACTTTTCAGTGCCAACATTATGGTTGTCGCCGACAACCACGTCAGCAAGCCGAAATGGTGTTGCGACAGCGACGACGGCAATGGTTTCTTTGGAGACTCAAGTTTTGATCCTGATGAGTGGGTGCAAGGACACACTTTGGCAGCTCAATTTTTCAAGAATTTATCTAAT ATCGTTGCAATTAGTTTGCGGAATGAACTTCGTGGGCCCAATCAAAATGTGGCAGCTTGGTATAGTAACATGAGACGAGCAGCATTAGCCATTCACCACCAAAACCCAAACGTGTTGATGATCTTCTCAGGTTTTTACTACGCATCCGATCTCAGATTCTTGAAGCAAACTCCATTGAACGTAGAACCAAAGAACAAGGTTGTGTTTGAGGCACATAACTACCCTTATTGGAACCCTAACTGGGGCAATAAATCAGCAAATTCTGTGTGTGCTTCAATGAAGAGTGATCTAGAGGAAAATGTCGGTTTTGTCCTTAGTGATGATGATTACGATTCACCTTTGTTCATAAGTGAGTTTGGGATGGATTTGATTGCAAGAGCACAGAGTGATGAGAGATGGTTGACTTGCATGTTGACTTTCCTTGCTGAGAGAGACATTGATTGGTGTTGGTGGGGATTGCAAGGTAGCTATTATTTGAGACAAGGGAATGTTGATGCTCCTGAAGTTTATGGTTTAAACAACTTCTATTGGAATGGAACAACTTACCCTCAATTCCGTAAGAGATTTCAGTTATTGCTAAACACACTTCAAG ATCCATCTTCAAAGGCACCATATTCCCACATCTTATATCACCCACAAAGTGGGCTATGTGTGAAAGCTGATCAAAACTACAACCAAATTAGACTTGGTGATTGTAAAAAAGCAAGTGGGTGGAATCAAGAGGGAGACAAGATCAAATTGAATGGAGATCATTGTTTGAAATCTCTTGGAACAGAAGGTGATCCTGCTGTTGTCTCATCTGATTGCTCATCAAGTGACTTAAGTAGTTCTTGGAAGTTCATATCTCATTCTGGTTTGCATCTACAACACAACAATACTGGATTGTGCTTAGACAAAGATAGAAACTCATCAATATTAGTCACAAATAAATGCATTTGCGTTGGAGATGATACTGGGTGTTTGGATAATCCCCAGAGTCAATGGTTTCAATTGGTTCCAACAAATGTTGAATAA